The Chitinophagaceae bacterium genome includes a window with the following:
- a CDS encoding sigma-70 family RNA polymerase sigma factor — protein sequence MKSLKEEFLEILTNYQGILYKVSLVYFKNRTDREDNIQEIIYQLWKSYPTIKNHNRIGSWIYAVSINTSISRVKKVSRIEYRETVPEIHDSSDLIDNISKNESLQLLLNAIYNLEDVDKSIMLLYLEEKSYNEIADIIGISKSNVGVRINRAKEALKQNIKTQSHGK from the coding sequence ATGAAATCATTGAAAGAGGAATTTCTCGAAATACTTACAAATTATCAAGGGATATTATATAAAGTCAGCTTGGTATACTTTAAAAATAGAACTGATAGAGAAGACAATATTCAGGAAATCATTTATCAACTTTGGAAGTCGTACCCAACAATTAAAAATCATAATAGAATCGGTTCATGGATTTACGCTGTTTCAATAAATACTTCAATTTCAAGGGTTAAAAAGGTGTCACGAATTGAGTACAGAGAAACAGTCCCTGAAATACACGACAGCTCTGATTTAATTGATAATATTTCAAAGAATGAATCCTTGCAATTATTGCTAAATGCAATCTATAATCTTGAAGATGTTGACAAATCAATCATGCTGCTTTATTTGGAAGAAAAGAGCTATAATGAAATTGCTGATATTATTGGCATATCAAAGTCGAATGTGGGTGTTAGAATTAATCGGGCAAAAGAAGCACTAAAACAAAACATTAAAACACAAAGCCATGGAAAATAA